In Luteitalea sp., the genomic window ACGAGCGCGCCATGCTGGCGCGCCTCGTGTATCCGGTCACGAACCCGACAATGGCGTACGACTTCGCGAAGGGATTCTATCCGCGGATCAGCAATCGCAAGATGCACGGGCGCGCGACGCGGCTCCTGATGACCCCGCTCGTTCGCAGCCTGGTTCGCATCATCGGACACCATCCGTATCTCGTGTATCTCGACAGCTTCCGCTACGTGCTCGCGGGCGAAATTGCCATCGTGTCAGACCTCGCGCGCGTGGTACGGGTACCGGCAGACTGGGGCCTCGAGGTGGGCACGCTCGGCGAGGTGTACAGAAATACGTCGAGTCGGCGTGTATGCCAGGTCGGGCTCGCCTATCACTACGATCACAAGCACCGCGAGCTCTCACCAGACGATCCGAGCAAGGGCTTGATGAAGATGAGCGTCGACATCAGCAAATCCATCTTTCGCACGCTCGCAAGTGAGGGCATCACGCTATCGGCTGGCACCTTCCGCACCCTCTCGGCGGCATACGTCCGAACCGCTGAGGACACGATTCAACGCTTCCTCGACGATGCGACGATCAACGGGCTCATGTTCGATCGTCACGAAGAAGAAACGGCCGTCGAGACCTTCGCCAAGGGCATGCAAATCGCGGCCGAGCAGTTCCTGGGGGATCCGCTCGGCGTGCCACTCATCCCGAACTGGAACCGCATCGCGTCGGCGATCCCGGACTTCCTCGATCGGCTGCGTGAAGCAGTCGACGCCGATAACGCTTAACGAGTCCTTGGTCCTTGGTTCCTGGTGCTTGGTGCGATCCTCCAAGCTGCCAAGGCGCACCAAGAACCTAGGACCGAGAACCAAGGACCAAGGACCAAGGACCAAGGACCAAGCAGTTGATCGTGTCTCACATCATCATCTTCAGCGATCTCGACGGCTCCCTGCTGGATGAGACAACCTACCAGTGGGACGCTGCGGCGCCAGCGCTGGACGCCGTGCGACGCGGGTCGATTCCTCTCGTGTTGGCGAGCAGCAAGACGCGCGCCGAGATGGTCTCATTGGCGTACGCCCTGGGATTGACCGACGACCGCGGCCTTCGTAATCCGCTCATCATTGAGAACGGTGGCGGCGTATTGCTGCCCCACGATTCGGCGGTGGAGCTCTGGCCAGACGCCGTCTCGACCCCCGAGGGTTGGCTGATGGCGCTGGGCACACCCGTGGCCGCCCTCCGCGAGGCGCTCTTGGCAATCGCCGATGAGTGTGGCGTCCGAGCGCGAGGGTTCTCGGCGATGGCCGATGATGAGATTGCCACACTCACCAGCCTGAGCGCCGACGCGATTGCGCCCGCGCGCCAGCGCGAGTTCGATGAGCCGTTCGTGCTGACCGACGTGCGTGAGCCGCTGGACACCGAGACCGAGCGGTATCACGCCGCCGTCAAGTGCGTCCACCAGGCTGCCAAGGGACGAGGCCTGCGCGTGACTCACGGTGGGCGGTTTCTGCATCTGACTGGGGACGTCGACAAGGGGCGAGCCGCGGCTCTGGTGTTGCGCTGGTACGAGGAAAAAGGGGACAGGCCCCTTTTTGCGGGTCGAGCACAGGCAAAAAGGGGCCTGTCCCCTTTTTCCGTCGCGCTCGGGGATTCTCCCAACGACCTCTCGCTGCTGCAGCTGGTAGACCAGCCCATCATCATCCCGCGCCCGAATGGGCGGCCGGATCCCGAGCTCAGGAGCGCATTGCCACATGCGACCGTCGCGCCGACTCCCGGACCCGCAGGATGGAATCATGCCGTGCAGGCGCTGCTGGCAAAAGTCGAATGCTGAGGGCGCTACTATAACGTCAGATGCTGCTCGCCGACGTGATGCAGGCTTCCGCGCGGGTTGCGGCCACTCGGGCACGCTCGGAGAAGATCGCGCACCTCGCCGACCTCCTGCGCCGGTTGCTCCCGGAAGAGATCGACATCGCGGTCGCCTATCTCTCTGGCCGACTCCGACAAGGCCGTATTGGCCTCGGCTGGGCCGCCGTTCGCGACGCCCGCGCGGGAGGTGCCGCCGGCACTTCGAGCTTGACACTGCTGGAAGTAGATCACGCGTTGGCGCAGCTTGCGCGCACGACTGGGCGAGGCTCGACAACCGAGCGCGCCGGTCAGCTCGGCAGGCTCTTTGCTCGCGCCAGCCCCTCCGAGCAGGATTTCCTCACCCGTTTGATTCTGGGCGAGCTGAGGCAAGGGGCACTCGCTGGCGTCATGGAAGAAGCGCTCGCAAGGGCCGCGGACGTGGATCCTGGGGCCGTGCGGCGCGCGCTTCTCGTGGCCGGCGATCTGCACACGGTATCCCGTGCCGTGCTGGCCGAGGGGCGTTCGGGTCTCTCGCGGTTCTCGCTTCAATTGCTGCGGCCGCTACAGCCCATGTTGGCGCAACCAGCCGACAGTGTCGACGAGGCATTCGCGCGCCTGGGTGAAGCCGGCCTCGAGTGGAAGCTCGATGGCGCGCGTGTACAGGTGCATCGCGTGGATGATGAGGTCCGCGTGTTCTCCCGGCGCTTGAACGACGTCACGCCGGCGGTCCCGGAGCTGGTCGAGGCAGTTCGCGCATTGCCTGCGCGCCAGCTACTGCTCGATGGAGAGGTTCTCGTCCTCAGGCCAGACGGCACGCCGGAGCCGTTTCAAGTGACGATGCGGCGATTCGGGCGGAAGTTGAACGTCGACCGCTTGCGTGGCGAGCTGCCGCTGTCGCCGTTCTTCTTCGACCTGCTCCACCTCGATGGCGAAGACCTTCTCGACGAACCGTCGGCGGAGCGCGCACGTGCACTGCGCGCGATCGCGGACACACAGGCCGTCGTGCCTTACATGGTGACCGACGATCCCAACATCGCACGTGGCTTCCTGGACGAGGCGCTGGCGCGCGGCCATGAGGGACTCATGGCGAAGGCGCTCGGCTCGCCATACGAGGCGGGACGTCGGGGTTATGGATGGCTGAAGATCAAAGCGGCGCAGACGCTCGACCTCGTCGTGCTCGCGGCCGAATGGGGCCACGGGCGGCGGCAGGGGTGGCTGTCCAACTTGCA contains:
- a CDS encoding glycosyl transferase gives rise to the protein MGDFYQTGVLATFHLFQEAGALARLEQELVRHARQRPIALIVPALYSEFEGEALPRIIEELRNVPYLKRIILSLDRAERAQFDEARKRLSTLTTPVTVVWHDGPRLQDLYDQLIAYELPIGQQGKGRSCWMSTGYVLAKGDCEVIAMHDADIVTYERAMLARLVYPVTNPTMAYDFAKGFYPRISNRKMHGRATRLLMTPLVRSLVRIIGHHPYLVYLDSFRYVLAGEIAIVSDLARVVRVPADWGLEVGTLGEVYRNTSSRRVCQVGLAYHYDHKHRELSPDDPSKGLMKMSVDISKSIFRTLASEGITLSAGTFRTLSAAYVRTAEDTIQRFLDDATINGLMFDRHEEETAVETFAKGMQIAAEQFLGDPLGVPLIPNWNRIASAIPDFLDRLREAVDADNA
- a CDS encoding ATP-dependent DNA ligase yields the protein MLLADVMQASARVAATRARSEKIAHLADLLRRLLPEEIDIAVAYLSGRLRQGRIGLGWAAVRDARAGGAAGTSSLTLLEVDHALAQLARTTGRGSTTERAGQLGRLFARASPSEQDFLTRLILGELRQGALAGVMEEALARAADVDPGAVRRALLVAGDLHTVSRAVLAEGRSGLSRFSLQLLRPLQPMLAQPADSVDEAFARLGEAGLEWKLDGARVQVHRVDDEVRVFSRRLNDVTPAVPELVEAVRALPARQLLLDGEVLVLRPDGTPEPFQVTMRRFGRKLNVDRLRGELPLSPFFFDLLHLDGEDLLDEPSAERARALRAIADTQAVVPYMVTDDPNIARGFLDEALARGHEGLMAKALGSPYEAGRRGYGWLKIKAAQTLDLVVLAAEWGHGRRQGWLSNLHLGARDPATGSYIMLGKTFKGMTDAMLVWQTEKLLGLEITRDQWTVYVRPELVVEIAFNGVQKSPQYPGGVALRFARVKRYRPDKPVEQADTLEAVRKVGARDLGI